The proteins below are encoded in one region of Bremerella sp. P1:
- the polX gene encoding DNA polymerase/3'-5' exonuclease PolX, whose translation MNNAQIAAKFETLADLLEFQGANSFRIRAYRNAARTIESLSQQISDILDDSSLKLTDLEGIGKDLAQKCQVLVETGKLPQLEELQKKIPPSVLAMLRIPGLGPKKAAVIYKELGISTLDDLKQACQDEKIRALKGFGAKTEQTILSGIDLAATAEQRIYWAKADKLVQRLREHFEGVKGVEKLSFAGSYRRGKETVGDIDMLTVAESSTVAMDRLAEFPEMEEVIVRGDTKMSIRLESNMQIDLRVVPAKSYGAAMQYFTGSKEHNVKVRGIAKQRGLKINEYGVFRVDDDGSETYVAGETEEDVYAALDLPCFPPELRENRDEFKLAETGLPKLITVEDIVGDMHMHTNATDGLNTLEEMIEAAIAKGYQYIAITDHSKRVSMANGLNAERLLDQWKTIDKLRKKYDGKIQILKGLECDILEQGGMDLPDDVLEQGDWIIASVHYGQNQSKQQITDRIVGALENPNVCIIAHPTGRLINRREPYEVDLDTVFQCAKDNKKFVELNANPARLDLNDVYCHAAKEQGIPIGINSDGHKIEGLDVMRYGIKQARRAGLTKEDVVNTRPWDDILKLLGRA comes from the coding sequence ATGAATAACGCTCAAATCGCTGCCAAGTTTGAAACGTTGGCAGATCTTCTCGAATTCCAGGGAGCCAATAGCTTTCGCATCCGTGCCTATCGCAATGCGGCCCGCACGATTGAAAGCCTATCGCAGCAAATCAGCGATATTCTGGACGACTCTTCCCTGAAACTGACCGACCTCGAGGGCATCGGCAAGGATTTGGCGCAAAAGTGCCAGGTGTTAGTCGAGACAGGAAAATTGCCGCAACTGGAAGAACTTCAAAAGAAGATCCCTCCATCGGTGCTGGCCATGCTGCGCATCCCTGGACTGGGACCGAAGAAAGCCGCGGTGATCTACAAGGAGTTGGGAATCTCGACCCTAGATGATTTGAAGCAAGCTTGCCAGGATGAAAAAATTCGTGCTCTCAAAGGCTTCGGTGCGAAGACCGAGCAGACGATCTTAAGTGGCATCGATCTTGCTGCGACTGCCGAGCAGCGTATCTACTGGGCCAAGGCCGACAAGCTGGTGCAGCGTCTCCGAGAGCATTTCGAGGGGGTGAAGGGGGTTGAGAAACTCAGTTTTGCTGGCAGCTATCGACGTGGTAAGGAAACCGTCGGCGATATCGATATGTTGACCGTGGCCGAGTCTTCTACCGTAGCGATGGATCGCCTGGCCGAGTTTCCTGAAATGGAGGAAGTGATTGTCCGGGGCGATACCAAGATGTCGATTCGCCTGGAAAGCAACATGCAGATCGATCTGCGGGTGGTGCCTGCTAAGAGCTACGGTGCCGCGATGCAGTACTTCACGGGATCGAAGGAACACAACGTCAAAGTTCGCGGGATTGCCAAGCAAAGGGGCCTGAAGATTAATGAGTACGGCGTGTTTCGCGTCGATGACGATGGCAGCGAGACCTATGTCGCTGGGGAAACGGAAGAGGATGTGTATGCCGCGTTGGATCTGCCTTGTTTCCCACCAGAACTGCGAGAGAATCGCGATGAGTTCAAACTCGCCGAGACAGGCTTGCCAAAGCTGATCACCGTCGAAGATATCGTCGGAGATATGCACATGCATACCAATGCGACCGATGGCTTGAACACCCTAGAAGAGATGATCGAGGCAGCGATTGCGAAGGGGTATCAGTACATAGCGATCACCGATCACTCCAAGCGAGTCAGTATGGCCAATGGCCTGAATGCGGAGCGACTGCTGGATCAATGGAAGACGATCGACAAACTGCGGAAGAAGTACGACGGCAAGATTCAGATTCTCAAGGGTCTCGAATGCGATATTCTTGAGCAGGGTGGAATGGATCTGCCGGACGATGTGCTCGAACAAGGCGATTGGATCATTGCCAGCGTGCACTACGGTCAGAATCAGTCTAAGCAGCAAATCACAGATCGCATTGTGGGAGCACTGGAAAACCCCAATGTCTGCATCATCGCTCATCCGACAGGACGCCTGATCAACCGACGCGAACCGTACGAAGTCGATTTGGATACGGTGTTTCAGTGTGCTAAAGACAACAAGAAGTTCGTTGAACTTAACGCCAACCCAGCTCGGCTCGACTTGAACGATGTTTATTGCCACGCCGCGAAAGAGCAGGGCATTCCCATCGGCATCAACAGCGACGGGCACAAGATCGAAGGCCTCGACGTCATGCGTTACGGCATCAAGCAGGCACGCAGGGCTGGCTTGACCAAAGAGGATGTCGTCAACACACGACCTTGGGACGACATCCTGAAATTGCTTGGGCGAGCTTAG
- a CDS encoding sugar phosphate isomerase/epimerase family protein, translating into MQSSPKFTRRNWMMGTAGLAAAGIVAETSHAAKPIADRSAPKFKLSLAAYSYRKLLQDANSGVTLKTFIDDCAKMQLDGTELTSYYFPKDLDASYLYDLKSHAFRQGLSVSGTAIGNDFGHPPGEQRDQQIQLTKTWIENAAKLGAPVIRVFAGHQKKGISTEETHRLMVDGLNEVCQYAGEHGVFLALENHGGPTSTAEGLLKLVHDVESDWFGVNLDSGNFHSDDIYGELAQIAPYALNAQIKVVVSGPDKKKVPTDFKRIFDILGEANYRGFVVLEYEENENPREECPKFIETLREAMA; encoded by the coding sequence ATGCAGTCATCGCCAAAGTTCACTCGTCGAAACTGGATGATGGGGACCGCTGGCCTCGCCGCAGCTGGCATCGTGGCGGAAACTTCGCATGCCGCAAAGCCGATCGCGGATCGCAGTGCTCCCAAGTTCAAACTTAGCCTGGCTGCCTACAGTTATCGCAAACTACTGCAGGACGCCAACTCCGGTGTTACGCTGAAGACCTTCATCGATGACTGTGCCAAGATGCAGTTGGATGGAACCGAGCTGACGTCGTACTACTTCCCCAAAGACTTGGATGCGAGTTACCTCTACGACCTGAAGTCGCACGCGTTTCGCCAAGGACTCAGCGTCTCCGGCACAGCGATCGGCAACGACTTTGGACATCCGCCTGGTGAGCAGCGCGACCAACAGATTCAGCTCACCAAGACTTGGATCGAAAACGCAGCCAAGCTCGGGGCTCCGGTCATTCGCGTATTTGCCGGACATCAAAAGAAGGGCATCTCGACCGAAGAAACACATCGCCTGATGGTCGATGGTTTAAACGAAGTGTGCCAATACGCTGGCGAGCACGGTGTATTTCTGGCCCTGGAAAATCACGGCGGTCCAACATCCACCGCCGAAGGCTTGCTCAAGCTAGTGCACGACGTCGAAAGCGATTGGTTCGGCGTGAACCTCGACTCAGGGAATTTCCACAGCGACGACATCTACGGAGAGCTGGCCCAGATCGCTCCCTACGCGCTCAATGCTCAAATCAAAGTGGTCGTCTCGGGGCCTGACAAGAAGAAAGTCCCCACCGACTTCAAACGCATCTTCGATATTCTGGGCGAAGCTAACTACCGTGGCTTCGTCGTTTTGGAATACGAAGAAAACGAGAATCCTCGCGAAGAGTGCCCCAAGTTCATCGAGACACTTCGCGAAGCGATGGCCTAA